AATCGAGTGCAAAGTTAAACGTTTGTTTAAATTAAACGTTTGTTTAAATTAATTTTAACATTTATTTAATCCAAAAAGGCATCATAGATAAATCCTATAGTTAATATTTATGTTTTTGTTTTTCATTTGTTTAAATTTATATACTTAAAGTATATTTTGAATAAAATTATGAATAGAAGAAATTGGGTTGTTGGTGATGAATTGAATAAAACTGCTGCCTATAATGACTCCTTTTTGGTGTTTTGTTGCTTGCTGAAATGTAGTTTTGTTGCTGATTCCGAAGCCGATTAGTTGTGGATTTTTCAAATTCATAGCGGCGATTCTTTTGAAATAAGCTACTTGATTTTCATCAAAATTTGCTTTGCTTCCGGTTACGCCAGCACTGCTGACCATATATATAAAAGCCGTTGAGTTGGCATCAATCAGTCTGATTCTTTCTTCAGGGGTTTGTGGTGTTATCATGAAAATTAACGAAATACCATAGTTCTCAAACAGTTCTTTGTACTCAGATAAGTAAACTTCTATCGGTAAATCAGGAATGATTAAGCCGTCAATGCCTGTTGCTGCGCATTTCTTTAGAAAGTTTTCCATTCCAAATTGCAACATCGGATTGAAATAACCCATAATGAGTAACGGGATAGAAACGGTTTGTCGGATGTCTTTTAATTGTTCGAAAAGAATTGCGGTTGTCATCCCGTTTTTGAGTGCTTGAGTAGAACTTGCTTGTATGGTCGGTCCGTCAGCCAATGGGTCGCTAAAAGGCAGTCCGATTTCTATCATGTCAACCTCGTTTTCAGTTAATTTTTTTATTAAACTATTAGTGTCGTTTAAATTAGGAAAACCTGCTGAAAAATAAATAGATAGTATTTTTTGTTTTCTGATACTTTATGTTGGATTCGATTCATTTTTACAAATTAAAATAATTAGTGTAAGTGGTTAAATCTTTGTCGCCACGACCTGATAAATTGATGACAACAATATCGTTTGGTTGGAATTTTTTATGTTTCAAAACAGCAAAAGCATGTGCACTTTCTATAGCGGGAATGATGCCTTCGGTTTGGGCTAATTCAATTCCGAATTGCATAGCTTCATCGTCAGTAATAGCCATAAATTCGGCTCTTTGGGTTTGGTGTAAATTGGCATGCATCGGACCTACACCGGGATAATCCAATCCCGCAGAAATAGAGTAGGGTTCTGTAATTTGACCGTCATCGGTTTGCATTAGTAATGTTTTACTTCCGTGGATGATTCCAATTTTGCCCAAGACAGAAGTAGCAGCGCTTTCTCCTGAAGTTATTCCTTTTCCGGCCGCTTCTACAGCAATTAGTTTTACGTTTTGGTTATCCAAAAAATGATAGAAAGCCCCGGCGGCATTGCTTCCTCCTCCAACACAAGCGATAATGTAATCGGGATTGTCACGCTTTTCTTTTTCGAGTAATTGACTCTTAATTTCCTCCGAAATCACACTTTGAAATCGCGCGACCATATCAGGATAAGGATGTGGACCAACCACTGAGCCAATGATGTAAAAAGTGTTTTCGGGATGGCTAATCCAGTCGCGAATAGCTTCATTGGTAGCGTCTTTGAGCGTTTTAGAACCTGAGCTTGCTGGACGAACTTCGGCGCCAAGCATTTTCATGCGAGCCACGTTAGGAGCTTGGCGTTCCATATCTACTTCTCCCATGTAAACTATGCATTGTAGTCCCATAAGCGCGCAGACGGTGGCAGTAGCTACACCATGTTGCCCGGCGCCGGTTTCGGCTATGATTCGGGTTTTGCCAAGTCTTTTAGCCAAAAGGATTTGTCCGATAGTGTTGTTTATTTTGTGTGCTCCCGTATGACACAGATCTTCCCGCTTCAAATAGATTTTAGTCTTGAATTGCTTCGATAGACGCCTGGCAAAATATAATGGCGTCGGTCGGCCGACATAATCCTTTAAAAGTGCTTTAAATTCGTTTTGAAACGAAGGTTCAGATGAGATTGTCAAGTAGCATTGTCGCAAAGCCTCTACATTCGGGTAAAGCATTTCCGGAATGAAAGAGCCGCCAAAGTTGCCGTAAAAGCCATTTTCGTTGACATTGTATTTTGAATTCATAGCTGTTGTTTTAAATTTTGAATAAATGTTTTTAAGGTTTCCTGGTTTTTCCATCCGGGTTTAGTTTCAAACTTGCTGTTGAGGTCGATGGCGTGACAATTTTTAGCAGTGTCATTTTGTAAAAACAATTGCAATTCCTTTAGTTTTTCTGGCCCAATGCCGCCACTTAGGAAATAAGGTTTGGGAAGATGATAGTTTTCTAAAAGCGTCCAATCGAAAGCAATTCCGTTACCGCCGTATTGGTTGCCTTTTGTGTCAAATAAATAAAAGGAACAGAAATTGAAATAATTTTCTAAATGTCTAAAATTAAATTGTTTATTAATGTTAAACGTTTTGATGACTTTAACTAATTTCTCTTCGATTGTTTGACAGAATTCAGGGCTTTCTTCTCCGTGTAATTGTACTAAATCTAATTTGTGCTGTTTTACTTTTGCTGCTATTTCGTCAAAAGAGGCATTGACAAAAACACCCGTTTTTTGAATTGAAGTAGCCATAGAAGGAATATCATTTTCAAAATACCTCGCTGATTTATCATAGAAAATAAAGCCCAAATAATCCGGTGACAACGCTGCTGTTTCCGCTATGTTTTCATGGAATTTCATTCCGCATATTTTAATTTTGGGTGCCATTATATTTTGAGTTGATTGATGAATTCTTCTAAACTTGCTCCGGGATTATCCGTTTTCATAAAGTTTTCTCCAATAAGAAACCCTTGATATCCTATGCTTTTCAATAGTTTAAGATCATCTGTATTACTTAATCCGCTTTCGGAAATCTTGACAAAATCTTCCGGAATTTGCGTGACTAAATCCACGCTGTTCAACAAACTCACTTCAAATGTTTTTAGATTTCTGTTGTTCACACCAATGATATCAAGGCTTGGCATAATACTTTTTTCTAGTTCCTCTTGATTATGAACTTCCAACACAACTTCTAATGCAATGGAATGAGCAAACGCTGAAAGTGATTTGATTTCGTCTCGAGTCAAAACAACAGCTATCAGTAAAATTGCATCGGCACCGTTGGCTTTTGCTTCCATTATCTGATACTCATCAATGATGAATTCCTTTCGTAAAAGTGGTGTTCTGACGGCAGCTCTGGCCAAAACTAAATCGTCTAAAGAACCGCCAAAATAGTGATTGTCAGTTAATACTGAAATACCGCTGGCACCCGCATTTTCATAACCTTTGACGACATCTTCTACGGATAAGCCAAGGTTTATTGTGGCTTTAGAAGGTGAACGGCGCTTGTGTTCGGCAATAATTCCGAAAGGCGAATTGATAATCGATTTGCTCAGGGAAATGGTTTTTGCGTTGAATAAATCGGCGTTTTCCCATTGATTTATGGAAATCACACTTTTCTTCAAATCCACTTCCCGTTTTTTGCTGGCTATAATTTGATCTAAAATATTCATGATGCTTGACTGATTTGTTGTAGTTTTTGTAATTTTTCTAATGCTTTTCCTGATTGTAGACTTTCTTTGGCTTTTGCAAAAGCATTTAAAATAGAGCTATTTTCTACCGTTGCAATAGCTAAAGCGGCATTGGCACAAACTACATTTTGCTGTGCTTCGGAGCCATTGCCGGAAATGATTTTCATAAATAGCGCTGCCGATTCTTCTATGGTGCTTCCGCCTTTAATATCTTTAGAGTGCAATTTGGAAAGGTTGAAATCAGAGGCCTTAACAATACTTTCCGAAGATTTAGTAATGATTTTGGCATCTGCGGTCAAGGATATTTCATCATAACCGTCTAAAGCATGCAGAATAGAATAGTTTACTTCGGTATTTTGGTATAAATAGGCATACATCCGTGCCAACTCCAAACTAAAAACACCAACTAACTGGTTCTTCGGAAAGGAGGGATTTACCATAGGCCCCAGCATGTTGAAAAAAGTTTTAACACCCAGTTCTTTTCGAATTGGACCTACATTTTTCATAGCAGGATGAAAGAGCGGTGCGTGGAGTATGGCAATGTTGGCTTCTTCCAGACATTTGATTAAAAAATCTTTGTCATTGCTGAATTTTACGCCCAAAGTTTCCATCACATTGCTCGAACCGGATATAGAAGAAACACCATAGTTGCCGTGTTTGGCGACATGTATTCCGGCACCGGCCGTTACAAACGAGGCTAATGTTGAAATATTAAAAGTGTCTTTACCATCGCCACCGGTTCCGCATAAATCGATAGTGTTGTAAGCAGAAAAATCGATGGGAATGCAAAGTTCTAAAAGGGCTTCGCGAAAACCGGAAAGTTCTTCAATAGTGATGTTTCGCATCATATATACCGTGAGGAATGATGCTATTTGACTGGGATTGAATTGCCCGGAAGAGATAGTAACCAAAACGGCTTTGGCTTCTTCTTTAGTCAGGGTTTCGTGATTGATTAATCGGTTTAAAATGGTTTTCATGATACTTAGTTTTAGTGTACTGCCGAAAATCGACAGCGTAAAAGTTTACCGTCGACGTTGAGCAGACAGTAAACTAAGAGGTAAGCCAGTTTTTTAAAATAGTTTTTCCGTGGGGCGTGAGGACACTTTCGGGATGGAATTGTACGCCTTTGATATCAAGTGTTTTGTGACGTAAAGACATGATTTGCCCGGTTTCATCTACCGAGGTAATTTCTAAAACTTCCGGAAATCCTTCCGAATTGACTACCCATGAATGGTAGCGCCCGACTTCAAATTCGTTGGGTAAATTGTAGAATAAAGTTTCATCAGTAACCGTTGGCGCTACTTTTGTAGCGACACCATGAAATACTTTGTCTAAGTTGATTAGCTGTCCTCCAAACACTTCTCCGATGGCTTGCTGCCCCAAACAAACTCCCAAAATACTTTTACTGCTGGCGTATTGAACAATAATGGCTTTCAACAATCCGGCTTCATCAGGAATTCCGGGGCCCGGTGATAATAGGATTTTGTCAAATTTTTCTAACTCGGTTAACTCCAATTCATCGTTTCTGAATACGGTTACTTCAGCATCCAAATCCTCTAAATAGTGAACCAAGTTGTAGGTAAAACTGTCGTAGTTGTCGATAACGGCTATTTTCATAGTGTAAATTTAAATAGTTTCAGCTAATTCTAATGCTTTATTCAGGGCGCCTAATTTATTATAGACTTCCTGCATTTCGTTTTCTTCGGTTGAACTTTCCACGATTCCGGCACCGGCTTGGTAATGTAACTGATGATTTTTGCTTAAAAAAGTTCGAATCATAATCGCATGATTAAAGTTGCCTTCGAAGTCCATGAAACCTATGGCGCCTCCGTAAAAGGTTCGGTTAGTATTTTCAATATTATCTATTAATTGCATAGCTTTGTGCTTCGGAGCCCCACTTAAAGTTCCGGCAGGGAAGGTGTTGGCAACCAATTGCATTGCACTACCGTTTAATTTTCCGGTGACTTTGGAAACCAAATGAATGACGTGTGAAAAGAATTGGACTTCTTTATACTTTTCGACTTTCACTTCGGTACAATTTCGACTTAAATCATTTCGAGCCAAATCGACTAACATCACATGCTCGCTGTTTTCCTTTTGGTCTTCAGAGAGTTTTTTGGCTAATTCGGCATCTTGTTCATCATTTCCTGTTCGTTTGAAAGTGCCGGCAATCGGGTAAATTTCGGCATGATGATTTTTGATAACCAACTGTGCTTCGGGAGAAGAGCCAAAAATTTTGAAACTGCCATAATCAAAAAAGAACAAATAAGGAGACGGATTGATATTACGCAAAGCTCTATATACATTGAATTCATCCCCTTTAAAGGCTTGTGAAAATCGTCGTGACAAAACCAGCTGAAATACATCTCCTCGTTGGCAGTGTTTTTTAGCCAGGACTACATTGGTTTTAAATTCATCATCAGTCAAATTGGAAACTACCGTTCCTTCTTTGGAAAAACTATAACTCGCAAAGGTTTTGGTTTGTAGTAACTGCTCCATTTCCGTAATGTTATTCCTGTTGTCAATGCTGTGGCAAAAGATATAGGCTTCGTTTTTGAAATGATTTATGGCAATGATATTTTGGTAAATCGCATAAAAAAGTTCCGGAATAGCCAAGTTGTTTTGTTTTTTGCAGATTTCAATTTTTTCAAAATAGTGTACAGCATCGTAACTCATATAGCCAAAAAGGCCGTTGTTGATGAACTTAAAATTGGTTTTCTCGGGTTGGAATCGCGAGGCGAAGCTTTCAATTTCTTTAGGAACATTAGTTTCCGATGTGATAATGGTTTCTTTAACAGTGCCATCAGGGAAAGTTTTGATAATGCTATCGTTTTCTATTTGGATGGAAGCTATAGGATTGCAGCAGATATAGGAAAAACTGTTGTCTGATGTGTGATAATCGCTGCTTTCAAGCAAAATGCTGTTCGGGAATTTATCTCTGATTTTCAAGTAAATGCTCACCGGCGTAATAGTATCGGCTAGAATTTGCTTGAAGTGTGTTTGTAATGGAAAGGTTTTCATAAGCTGAGTTTTTTACATAAAAAAAAGGCTTGTCGTGATTGACAAGCCCTTTTTGATATTTTGATTTTAAATATACCTATAGTAGACCGCTTCACGACGTTTGACGTAAATTGTTCCACCACCAAGTATTGTTTAAAAT
Above is a genomic segment from Flavobacterium phycosphaerae containing:
- the trpB gene encoding tryptophan synthase subunit beta, translating into MNSKYNVNENGFYGNFGGSFIPEMLYPNVEALRQCYLTISSEPSFQNEFKALLKDYVGRPTPLYFARRLSKQFKTKIYLKREDLCHTGAHKINNTIGQILLAKRLGKTRIIAETGAGQHGVATATVCALMGLQCIVYMGEVDMERQAPNVARMKMLGAEVRPASSGSKTLKDATNEAIRDWISHPENTFYIIGSVVGPHPYPDMVARFQSVISEEIKSQLLEKEKRDNPDYIIACVGGGSNAAGAFYHFLDNQNVKLIAVEAAGKGITSGESAATSVLGKIGIIHGSKTLLMQTDDGQITEPYSISAGLDYPGVGPMHANLHQTQRAEFMAITDDEAMQFGIELAQTEGIIPAIESAHAFAVLKHKKFQPNDIVVINLSGRGDKDLTTYTNYFNL
- a CDS encoding phosphoribosylanthranilate isomerase; this encodes MKFHENIAETAALSPDYLGFIFYDKSARYFENDIPSMATSIQKTGVFVNASFDEIAAKVKQHKLDLVQLHGEESPEFCQTIEEKLVKVIKTFNINKQFNFRHLENYFNFCSFYLFDTKGNQYGGNGIAFDWTLLENYHLPKPYFLSGGIGPEKLKELQLFLQNDTAKNCHAIDLNSKFETKPGWKNQETLKTFIQNLKQQL
- the trpC gene encoding indole-3-glycerol phosphate synthase TrpC, encoding MNILDQIIASKKREVDLKKSVISINQWENADLFNAKTISLSKSIINSPFGIIAEHKRRSPSKATINLGLSVEDVVKGYENAGASGISVLTDNHYFGGSLDDLVLARAAVRTPLLRKEFIIDEYQIMEAKANGADAILLIAVVLTRDEIKSLSAFAHSIALEVVLEVHNQEELEKSIMPSLDIIGVNNRNLKTFEVSLLNSVDLVTQIPEDFVKISESGLSNTDDLKLLKSIGYQGFLIGENFMKTDNPGASLEEFINQLKI
- the trpD gene encoding anthranilate phosphoribosyltransferase gives rise to the protein MKTILNRLINHETLTKEEAKAVLVTISSGQFNPSQIASFLTVYMMRNITIEELSGFREALLELCIPIDFSAYNTIDLCGTGGDGKDTFNISTLASFVTAGAGIHVAKHGNYGVSSISGSSNVMETLGVKFSNDKDFLIKCLEEANIAILHAPLFHPAMKNVGPIRKELGVKTFFNMLGPMVNPSFPKNQLVGVFSLELARMYAYLYQNTEVNYSILHALDGYDEISLTADAKIITKSSESIVKASDFNLSKLHSKDIKGGSTIEESAALFMKIISGNGSEAQQNVVCANAALAIATVENSSILNAFAKAKESLQSGKALEKLQKLQQISQAS
- a CDS encoding anthranilate synthase component II encodes the protein MKIAVIDNYDSFTYNLVHYLEDLDAEVTVFRNDELELTELEKFDKILLSPGPGIPDEAGLLKAIIVQYASSKSILGVCLGQQAIGEVFGGQLINLDKVFHGVATKVAPTVTDETLFYNLPNEFEVGRYHSWVVNSEGFPEVLEITSVDETGQIMSLRHKTLDIKGVQFHPESVLTPHGKTILKNWLTS
- a CDS encoding anthranilate synthase component I family protein, translated to MKTFPLQTHFKQILADTITPVSIYLKIRDKFPNSILLESSDYHTSDNSFSYICCNPIASIQIENDSIIKTFPDGTVKETIITSETNVPKEIESFASRFQPEKTNFKFINNGLFGYMSYDAVHYFEKIEICKKQNNLAIPELFYAIYQNIIAINHFKNEAYIFCHSIDNRNNITEMEQLLQTKTFASYSFSKEGTVVSNLTDDEFKTNVVLAKKHCQRGDVFQLVLSRRFSQAFKGDEFNVYRALRNINPSPYLFFFDYGSFKIFGSSPEAQLVIKNHHAEIYPIAGTFKRTGNDEQDAELAKKLSEDQKENSEHVMLVDLARNDLSRNCTEVKVEKYKEVQFFSHVIHLVSKVTGKLNGSAMQLVANTFPAGTLSGAPKHKAMQLIDNIENTNRTFYGGAIGFMDFEGNFNHAIMIRTFLSKNHQLHYQAGAGIVESSTEENEMQEVYNKLGALNKALELAETI